The DNA region CTAGCAGCGCTCCCGCCGCCACCGGCGCCCCCGCCCCCTGTGCCGCCGCCGCCCGTGTTGCCGGTGCTTGGTGTTTGTGGTGGTGCTGTGTTGATGTTGTCGAGGTATCCGGCCATGGTGTGGTACTGCTCGGATATATGGTTCTTCGTGTTGTAGTTCAATTGGAGGAGTTGCTGGCATGTGTCATTGATCTGTCCCATGACATTGTTCATGTCCGTGACCACGTCTTTGCGCTCCCAGATTTGGTATTCGCTGACACCGCCCGCTTCGACATAGTATTTTCGACTGTTTCCTGCCTCGTTTAGTTTTCTTGTCGCTACCTGTTTCAAACGAACGAGCTCTTCTCCGGTCAAGTATCTATCCGGGTTCCACTCCACGTCGAAGCGATAGGTTGTGGGCGGACCTCCGTCCCAGTATATCTTCCGAGTATGATCTTTTTCCGCGTCATCGCTGCCTTTAATTTTTGTGTAGACACTTTCTCGAACCTCTGACCGGTTATTCAGCAGATCGGTCAGCACTTTTGACTTTTTGTCGTTCGACTGATCTGTGACCATCCACTCGGCGGACTCCGCGTCATAGCCGCCCTGTGTGTTCTTTGCCGCAGATTCGCACTTCTTCTCGAAGTCTGCGTCATTCTGCTTGAGCGAGTCGGCCAGACTCTGTAAAGCTTGATTTGTTTTGTCGTGCTTGTCCTTGAGCAGCTGCTGTATGCTATCGGCAACTTGCAGGATGCCCTTGGCGTTCTCCTTCGCGGCGTCCGTGTTGGTGATGACAACCTTCTTATTCGCATCGAAGTCCGCATGGGCGGCCTCGGTCACGGAGTCGTTCCAGTGTTCTTTCAGGTTTTCCATAGCCTTCGTGCGCAATTCTTCGAGCGCTTCCTGATCTTTCCCGGCCTGGAGAATCCTATTCGCGTCAGCTCGGATCATCCCAAGGTCGATGTCCTTTTCGAGTTCGTACTGTTTCTTGTACTCCCCGGCGGGCAAATCGTACTTCCCGTGGTCCCATGTCACCCCGAGCGCGTTGATTCCCGACATGTGATTCGTGCGACTTGCGATGTATTTGTCCAAAAGATCGAAGGCGTCACACCCCCATTGATCGTCACGAACGCCAGTGAGAATTTCTTCCCCTTTGTCAATCCATCCTGGGCTCGTCATGCAATGCTCTTTCGGTCACGCGGAATGTTGTAGAAGCTCATGAGATTTCCCCGCTCACAGGTCGATCTTCAGATCGCGTTCGTTGCTCTCGTCTGTTCCTTGATAGGAGGCGGCGGCTTCGGCCAGCACTGTGCCGAAGACATTGTTGTACTCGCCATGGTGCTGGAAGGGCACAGGCACCTTGTCCAAGCCGCGCTGCATCGCTTCTGCTTCTGCGGAGAACGCCGCGCCCATCCCCTTCGCCATCTGGAGGCCCTTGAGCTGTTCCGCTATGGTTTTCGCCTTCTCCGCGAAACCGTGGAAGTCCTGGCCTGAGCTGCGCACTCCGTCCGGGTTGGCCATATCCGCCATACTCGTCTCCTTCCCGTCGAGGCTGATCGGCTTCAGCCAACCCTGTGATCTGCCCCTACCGGCAGGTATCCTCCTGATCGGGCAGTATAGTGCATATGTGAGATGGGCGCCACTCTTCTGGGTTGCGCACGCCCCATCGCTGCGACCAAGGAAGGGGAGAGCATGCAACCGGCTGATGTGCTCTACAACATGGCGCAATCTGCGCTCAAGAGGAACGAGCAAACTTTCCAGGCGTTTCAGAAATCTATGGCACAGCGCAAAGCGCAACAAGAGGCCCTCTACGCCCAGGTGAAAGAGAAGAACACCGCGGAGCCCACGGCGGAGGAGCTGAAGGCCGAGAAGGGCGAGCGCAAGGCAGCGTCCATCTGGAACGACACTGGCAAATTCGGCAATCTCGAATCGGAAGAGTCCGTCTCAGAGGAGCCCGTCAAGCGCGATGTGCGCGCCGACGCGGACACTCGTTCCTTTCGCCCTGTCGACGAGGATGAAGAGGCCGAGGACGCGCCTGTTGGCCGCCATAGCAGGCCAGATGACGGCATCTGGGGCGCGAGCACGAGAAAGATCGGAAGTTACCAAGACGAGGAGGAATGACTACCGCCTCGTGGCGGCCACTGCTGCGGCGGGGGCTGCTGATACGGCTGAGGAGGGCCGGGCGGTTGGTGCGGCCATGGCGCGGGAGGGTAGTGCCCTTGCGGGGGGTGCGGCTGCTGGCCCGGGACGGCCTTCTTTTTCAAGCTCCTCACCACAAGCAACACCGCTGCGGCGACGAAAGCGGCCACCAGGAGAAAGCAAAGACCGATGAGAACCAGTTTCCAGGGCGCGGCACTCATGCGAAACGTTTAAACAGAATCTCCGCGCCCCGGAAAGAACAGGTCTTTCGGGCTCACTTCGAGCCATTCGGCGATGCTGTCGACCTCGTCCAGCCGCCACACGCGGTGATTGCCGAGCAGATCGGCCAAGGTTTGCTGGCTGACCCCGAGTGCCTGCGCCGCGTCGGACCGGCTCAGGCCAAGCCGGTCCAGGTGCCCCTGGACTGTCCGGCTCACAGTCTCGTTGAGCTCTCCCATGCAGGCAGAATATCACGCATTCAGGCAAGGGATGTTCTCCGAGTCACATGGGTGTTCGCGGGGAGTCCGCTACTCGTGGTCCTCGCCGGAGCCGTTCGCGTCCGCCTGTGCTTGCTTGATCTTGTCGGCGGGGTCGCCGCCGCTTTGAGGGTTCAGTTTGTGCTGCAGAGGGCCCAGGCCGGGGGCGGGGAGCCGGTCGGGGCCGATGTCGTTGATGCTCCCCCCGGCGGTGTTCGGGTCGGAAGGCCCGCCCTGGGGTCCTGACCGGCCTGGCGGGGAGGCGGAGCCCTGGGGCGGCGAGGCTTCGGGGGGCGCGCCGTCGCCTCGGGGGTGTTGTTCGGCCCCGTCGTCGGAGGGGTCCTGCTGCTCGGAGGAGTCCGAAGGCGGCGGTGGCTGGTCTTTGTCTCGGATGCAGGCGGTTTGCTCGGGGTCGTTGGTCTGCGGGCAGGGCCCTGGCCCTGGCGGGGTCTCGAGTTTGGCCGTGCTGTCGCCGGGGGTGTAGTGGTAGGTGGAGTCGTGCGGGTCGTAGCGCAGGTCGCCGTGCGCGAGCTGGTCTGCTTTCACGCGCAGCCGAGCGGTTGTCTCAGCGAAGAGGCGCGCGTCCTGATCGCCTGCGGCTGCTGGTTTCGGGGTGAAGCAGCCCGCAGGCGCGTCCCGCATGGCGTCGTGGGCTTTTGCGAGGTCGGCTCGGGCGTGCGCGAGGCCGCCCGCGTTCGTGTGCTCGTCGGCCAAGCTTTCGAGCACGACGACGAGATTGATGCGCGCGGGGCAGCTGTCCGGGTTGTCGGCGAGCGCCACGGCCTCGCTGAAATGCTGTTCCGCCGCTGTCAGGCGTCCTTCGAGGATGTCGGCGTCGCCTTCTGCGAAATGCGCTTTCCACGGTTCGAGGATGTCCCAATCCAGGAGGCTGCGGGCCTTCTCGTGCAAGTGGGGCACGTCTTGGCGGTCGAAGAGGCCAACGGCGTCTTTGCCGGTCGCGCACACCCAGAACAGGTAGCCCGCGCTGAGCAGCGCCAGCGCGACGAACGGGGCGCAGAGCGCGCAGAGCCGTCTGCGCAGCAGCGCGCGGCGCGGGGCTCGGGTGAAGTACCGCCGCACGCCGACGGCGGCCTGTTGCGCCCAGTTCCTCACACCAGGCCCCCGTGCTGGTCTTGGCGGACCTCCCGGATCAGCAGGAACGCCTCGACGGACAGGATGAGGGCGGCGATCATGGCGAACACCCAGTAATACTCCGTGCGGTCGGTCCAGTCGGACGAGGTTTGCCCGGACCCGGCGGGGGAGGCTCCGGGCAGGACTGGGACCACGGCCGCAATGGGGTCGCCGGGGCCTCGGTGCGAGTACGGCAGGGACAGTTGCCCCGCGATCTCGCGCAGCGCCGCCTCGTCCGGGGCGACGATCAGGGGGCCGTCCGCGCCTTGGGCGTAGACGACGGCGCCGTCGTCGCCCCAGCGTTCGGGCACGCGCCCGCCCGCCGCGCTGCCGTAGCCGAGGACCGCGCCGCCCGAGACGAGTCCGGGCCCTGGTGTGAACGCTCCGCGCGGGGCGTTGTGTCCGCGTCGGCCTTCGCCGAGGTAAAAGACCAGGTTCTGTGATCGGGGGTGCTGTTGGCGCGCGGTGTCGAGCCCCTGGTTCAACAGCGGGCTCGCGGCTGTGGGGTCGGCGCGGTCGAGCGCCCCGGCGGTGACTGGGTACGCGGAGTAGTTCTCGAGGAAGGCTTCCAGGCCCCAGGTGTCGGCGGACAGCGGCCAATCCACTCGCGCTGTGGCGCTGAACGCGATGACGCTGAAGTTGGCGTGCGGGAACTGGCGCACGATCGCTTTGAGGTCCGCCCGGACGCCGGCCATGCGGTAGTCGTGTTTGGGGCCGAAGTCGTCCGCCCACGAGTTGGGCGAGCGGTCCACGAGGAGGAAGATGTTGCGTTCCGGGTTGTCCGACGGGGCGGCGACGGGCGGCGATGTGAGCGGCTCCTGACGGCGCTGGCTGGTGCTCGGGCGCAGCGCGGCGACGAAGACGCAGAGAATGGCGAGAGTGAGCGCTCCCCAGCGCAGCAGCACCGCGGTGAGCCTCCCGCCGGATTTGCGCACCAAGAGGCAGTAGAGGGTGTAGACGCGCAGCGCGAGGACGATTGCCGCCGCCGCTGCCACGAGGGCGGCGCTCATCGCCGGATCACCGCCAAACACAGTGCGAGGAGCGTCGCGAAACCAACGGCGAAGCCGAGGACCCGTGACGGGTTGTCCGCTTCGACCTCGGGCGGGACGGCCTCGGCTCCGGCGGCCAGGGCGGGGCGGTTCGCCCGGATTTGGTCGAGCGCGCCGGTGAGCGCGGCGGGGTCGGCGGTGTCGGAGAACGCGAAGAACTTCCCTCCGGACACGTCCGTTTCGGTTTTCGAAACGCCTTGCGGCTGCGCGCCCGGGCCGCCCCCAGGCGCGATCTGAATAATGTTGATCTGCGCTTTTGCTTCTGCGGTGAGCTGCGCGAGCGAACCAGGGGAGTAGACGGTGCGCGAGCCTGAGGCGGGGCGCTCGTCGGTCGGGCCGAGGTAGACCACGGATCGCCGCCTGCCGGACGGGCTGGCGTGGTCGGGGAACCCGATCACGCAGCTGGCCAAGGTGTCGATGAAGTTCGGCTGGTAGTCGACATAGCGGACGGTGCGCGAGAACGCGTCTTGGCCGTCGGCGAGGTCTTTGGCCTGTTGTTCGGTGAGCTGCTGGCCAGCGGCGGCTGCGGCGGCGAGGTTCGCGAGGCCCGCGAATCTGCGCAGCTGGCGGGCCGCGAAAGCATGGTCGGCGGTCAGCGGCAAGGCCCGCAGAGTCGGGGAGGTGAGGCCGATGCGTTGGCCGGAGCCGGGCTGCTCGGCGAGGGCCGCGGCCTCGCGCTGGTAGTACGACAGCAACGCTGAGGCCATGGGGCTGGTGACCGGGCTCGCGACGCACAGCATCACGTCGTCGGGATGCCTGTGGCCGGATCCGCCCGCGCGCTCGGCCTGCACCGGCCGCGCGGAGGCGTACAGGACGCAGACCAGCACAGCGAGGACGGACATCGTCGTCACGATCAACAGCGCCCGCTGGATCCTGACCGCGCGCACGTATTCGGGCAGGGCGGTGAGCCGCTCCACGCGGGCAAGGGGGCGCAGCGCTGTGCCGGTTCTGGCGCGCACGGGCAGCAGAGCCGCGCCGAGCACACCGCCCATCAGCAGGAATTTGCCGATGTCGAAGACAGGCGCCCACCGTAATTCCATGGCCAGGTTCAGCGCCATCCGGCGATCACCTCCTTGGCCGCCGCGGCGGCGCGCTCCACGTCCGGTTGTTCCTGAGGGGCGAACTGGCCGGGGTAGAGGGTTTCCAAGGCCCCGGAGGCCCCCGCGAGGGGGCTTTCGGCGAATTCGGCGAGCACCATCTTGCCGGCGGGCTCCCCGGTCCACAGTTGCAGGAACACGCGCATGCCCCGGCTGATCGAGCCGTGCGCCGCGCGGCTAGAGATCTCGCCGCGCCTGTGCCGGGCCGCCGTGGCGTCGATGGAGCGGGAGAATGCGCGCTTGAGCCGCCGCAACGTGATCTCGCGCAGCACCGGCACGCGCCGCAGCCGCTCCACGGGCAGCGTCCACACGAAAATCCCGACGAGGCAGCCAGCGGCTGCGGCCACCAGCAGGGCAGCGAGCACAAGCCACACCGTGTCGTACGGCACGGGCGCCAGCACCAGCCGCAGCTTCTCGACGTCGTCAGCTCCCACGGCCGCTCCGGCTCAGCAGGGCGGTGACTTCGCGGCGCAGCGCGGCGGTGCCCTCCACCCGCGCGGCGCGCACACCGCTGGCGGCGAGGAAGTCGGCGAAGGCGCTCTCGCGCCGCTCCTCCGCGTGACGGTAGGCGGCGAGCACTTTGCGCCCCAGCGCCTCCTCGCGCAGCAGCGCCCGCCCGGTTTCCACGTCGTAGCCG from Segniliparus rotundus DSM 44985 includes:
- a CDS encoding helix-turn-helix domain-containing protein; the encoded protein is MGELNETVSRTVQGHLDRLGLSRSDAAQALGVSQQTLADLLGNHRVWRLDEVDSIAEWLEVSPKDLFFPGRGDSV